A portion of the Acidisarcina polymorpha genome contains these proteins:
- the rpiA gene encoding ribose 5-phosphate isomerase A produces the protein MISPYDMTFPAQMDPAEAAKQKAAEWAAAQVEDGMAVGLGSGTTSALVIQEVGRRVASGLRITAIATSEQSHRQALALGIPITSFAQTPHLDLTIDGADEVQEGTLHLIKGHGGALLREKIVAMASRRLLIAVDPRKLVKALGSVFAVPVEVVPFGWETTATRLREAGFECELRLKDDGQPYITDGQHYILHCDLLKSGQAAEQAAETMKRIVGVVEHGLFLGMASEVVIGGSDGIKILERTIF, from the coding sequence GTGATATCACCTTATGACATGACTTTTCCAGCGCAAATGGATCCGGCGGAAGCAGCCAAGCAGAAGGCGGCGGAGTGGGCTGCCGCCCAGGTTGAAGATGGCATGGCGGTAGGTCTCGGTTCCGGCACCACTTCAGCTCTGGTGATCCAGGAGGTGGGGCGGCGGGTAGCGTCTGGTCTCCGCATCACCGCGATCGCCACTTCCGAGCAGTCTCATCGTCAAGCTCTAGCACTGGGGATACCCATCACCAGCTTTGCTCAGACGCCGCATCTGGACCTCACCATCGACGGCGCCGACGAGGTCCAGGAGGGTACGCTCCACCTGATCAAAGGCCACGGCGGTGCGCTTTTGCGTGAAAAAATAGTGGCGATGGCCAGCCGCCGGCTGCTCATCGCTGTCGATCCCCGGAAGCTCGTGAAAGCGCTTGGATCCGTCTTTGCCGTACCGGTTGAGGTCGTTCCTTTCGGCTGGGAGACCACGGCCACGCGCTTACGGGAAGCTGGTTTCGAGTGTGAATTGCGCCTCAAGGACGACGGTCAGCCTTATATCACCGATGGGCAGCACTACATCCTGCACTGCGATCTGCTGAAGTCCGGGCAGGCCGCGGAGCAGGCCGCAGAGACGATGAAACGGATTGTTGGCGTGGTTGAGCACGGCCTCTTTCTGGGGATGGCGAGCGAAGTTGTCATCGGCGGTTCCGATGGGATCAAGATTCTCGAGAGGACGATTTTCTAG
- the glpK gene encoding glycerol kinase GlpK, translated as MASQKPMQNILALDQGTTSSRAVLVGHDAKILGVAQHEFKQIYPNVGWVEHDPYDILTSQLSSAVEVLGKANIRPRDVIAIGITNQRETTIVWNRDTGKPIYNAIVWQDRRGAPLCEKLTRDGAEDTIRQKTGLLIDPYFSATKISWILDNVEGARAQAEQGKLAFGTVDSWLVWNLTSGKRHITDRTNASRTMLYNIVEDRWDADLLNMLNIPESMMPEVVWSSEIVGQVTTSLGLGSVQIAGIAGDQQSALFGQLCVSPGDAKNTYGTGCFLLQNIGNKFTLSQQRLITTLTCSPQKKLEYALEGSIFVGGAVVQWLRDNMRFFSSSPDVESVAASVKDTDGVVFVPAFTGLGAPHWDPYASGMIIGIQRSTQIGHIARAALESIAFQVADVLQAMNKDTRQPFRELRVDGGAASNDILMQFQADLLQIPVRRPAELETTALGAAYLAGLAVDFWSSTEEIAKVLGGDKLFEPQADRKEMEARQAKWQDAVKRAGGWNRTNA; from the coding sequence ATGGCATCTCAAAAGCCGATGCAAAACATACTCGCTCTCGACCAAGGCACAACTAGCTCTCGCGCTGTCCTCGTCGGACACGACGCGAAGATCCTCGGCGTTGCCCAGCATGAATTCAAGCAAATATATCCCAACGTGGGCTGGGTCGAACACGATCCCTACGACATTCTCACCTCACAGCTGAGTTCGGCGGTTGAAGTTCTGGGAAAAGCAAATATCCGTCCTCGAGACGTGATCGCGATCGGAATTACGAACCAGCGGGAAACGACGATCGTTTGGAACCGGGACACGGGCAAACCAATCTATAATGCTATCGTTTGGCAAGACCGGCGCGGCGCTCCGCTGTGCGAAAAGCTGACCAGAGATGGTGCCGAAGACACGATACGCCAGAAGACCGGATTGCTCATCGATCCGTATTTCTCCGCCACGAAAATCTCATGGATTCTTGACAACGTTGAGGGTGCCCGCGCCCAGGCAGAGCAGGGCAAACTTGCTTTTGGCACTGTCGACAGCTGGCTGGTCTGGAACCTTACCAGCGGGAAGCGCCATATCACCGATCGTACCAACGCCAGTCGCACCATGCTCTATAACATTGTCGAAGACCGGTGGGACGCCGACCTGCTGAACATGCTCAACATCCCCGAGAGCATGATGCCGGAAGTGGTCTGGTCGAGCGAGATAGTGGGTCAGGTCACAACCTCGCTCGGCCTGGGCAGCGTTCAAATAGCCGGGATCGCGGGCGACCAGCAATCAGCGCTCTTCGGTCAGCTATGCGTCTCTCCAGGCGACGCCAAGAATACCTATGGTACCGGCTGCTTTCTGCTCCAGAATATCGGGAACAAGTTCACTCTTTCGCAGCAGCGCCTGATCACCACGCTCACCTGCAGTCCACAGAAGAAGCTCGAATATGCGCTGGAAGGCAGCATTTTCGTCGGTGGCGCGGTGGTGCAGTGGCTTCGCGACAACATGCGCTTCTTTTCGTCGTCGCCCGATGTTGAAAGCGTCGCTGCATCAGTCAAGGACACCGATGGGGTGGTCTTCGTTCCGGCATTCACGGGCCTGGGAGCGCCGCATTGGGATCCCTATGCCAGCGGAATGATTATTGGAATTCAACGCAGTACGCAGATCGGTCACATTGCCCGGGCTGCCCTGGAGAGCATCGCCTTCCAGGTCGCGGATGTGCTCCAAGCCATGAACAAGGACACCCGGCAGCCCTTCCGCGAACTGCGAGTTGATGGAGGGGCCGCATCGAATGACATCCTCATGCAGTTCCAGGCGGATTTGTTGCAGATCCCGGTTCGTCGTCCTGCTGAACTTGAGACCACGGCGCTCGGAGCCGCTTACCTCGCCGGCCTGGCTGTCGATTTCTGGAGTAGTACAGAGGAGATTGCGAAAGTTCTGGGTGGAGATAAGTTATTCGAGCCGCAGGCTGACCGCAAAGAGATGGAGGCTCGTCAGGCGAAATGGCAGGATGCGGTTAAACGGGCGGGTGGCTGGAATCGGACCAACGCATGA
- a CDS encoding alpha,alpha-trehalose-phosphate synthase (UDP-forming): protein MNTASTVHDRLEEASHAGQGNGAPSSLDRRLVVVSNRIPLSWVQEGGHLTTKPSSGGLISALEPLLKAHGGLWVGSAGSEDSAEIREQLESAAKQHAYRYTPVFVTADEQVNYYEGFSNEVIWPLFHDLQSRCVFEPRYWDFYQRVNRKFAEAALAETEQRDVIWVHDYQLLQVAHFFREQRPEACVAFFLHIPFPAPDIFEKLPWRRQILEGLLDYDLIGVQTARDERNLIACLRGFLPHYKIMGRGRRHSVLGPQGETRIEAMPISIDYRDFARGASADTVVERMASIQKQYPGLHIAIGIDRLDYTKGIPERLRAFRALLRDHEEYRRKITLMQVVVPSRENIPRYQELRSQIEQLVSSINGDFSEPGWTPIEYMHHSVPREELLAMYRSADIALITPLKDGMNLVAKEYCTAHVENSGVLILSEFAGAAPELGAGAILVNPYDEVGVACALRQAIEMEPRERHQRMLRLRRQIRNADILGWRDHFFAALENLPERKAAQA from the coding sequence ATGAACACTGCTTCGACGGTCCACGATCGGCTAGAGGAAGCCTCTCATGCAGGTCAGGGGAATGGAGCACCATCGTCACTCGATCGCCGGCTGGTCGTGGTATCGAACCGCATTCCTCTTTCCTGGGTTCAAGAGGGAGGGCATCTCACCACCAAGCCCTCTAGCGGCGGTCTGATCAGCGCGCTCGAACCCCTGTTGAAGGCCCATGGTGGATTGTGGGTGGGCAGTGCGGGGAGCGAAGACTCGGCTGAGATTCGCGAGCAGTTGGAATCTGCGGCGAAGCAACATGCTTACCGCTATACACCCGTTTTTGTCACAGCGGACGAGCAGGTCAATTACTACGAAGGATTCTCAAACGAGGTGATCTGGCCTCTGTTTCACGACCTGCAGTCGCGCTGCGTCTTCGAGCCCCGCTACTGGGACTTTTATCAGCGGGTTAACCGCAAGTTTGCTGAAGCCGCTCTCGCTGAGACTGAACAGCGGGATGTGATCTGGGTGCACGACTATCAATTGCTGCAGGTGGCGCACTTCTTCCGCGAGCAGCGCCCCGAGGCATGTGTCGCCTTCTTCCTGCACATTCCTTTTCCTGCGCCGGACATCTTTGAAAAGCTGCCCTGGCGGCGGCAAATCCTCGAAGGCCTACTCGACTACGATCTGATCGGGGTACAGACAGCCCGCGACGAGCGAAACTTGATCGCTTGCCTTCGCGGCTTCTTGCCGCATTACAAGATCATGGGGCGTGGACGCCGGCACAGCGTGCTCGGCCCACAGGGCGAGACCAGGATCGAAGCGATGCCGATCAGCATCGACTATCGCGATTTCGCCCGAGGTGCAAGCGCAGACACCGTGGTCGAACGAATGGCATCGATACAGAAGCAATATCCAGGACTGCACATTGCCATTGGCATCGATCGCCTCGATTACACCAAGGGTATTCCCGAAAGGCTGCGGGCCTTTCGCGCCCTGCTTCGCGATCATGAAGAGTACCGGCGCAAGATCACGTTGATGCAAGTGGTGGTGCCGAGTCGCGAGAATATCCCGCGCTATCAGGAGTTACGCTCGCAGATCGAGCAGCTGGTCTCGAGCATCAACGGCGACTTCAGCGAACCCGGCTGGACGCCGATCGAGTATATGCATCATTCGGTACCCCGCGAAGAGCTGTTAGCAATGTATCGATCGGCGGACATAGCCTTGATCACTCCGCTGAAAGACGGCATGAATCTGGTTGCGAAGGAGTACTGTACCGCCCACGTTGAAAATAGCGGCGTGCTGATTCTCAGCGAGTTCGCCGGAGCAGCGCCAGAACTCGGAGCGGGAGCGATCCTGGTTAATCCCTATGACGAAGTTGGCGTCGCGTGCGCCCTGCGCCAGGCAATCGAAATGGAGCCGCGAGAAAGGCATCAGCGCATGCTACGGTTGCGACGGCAGATTCGCAATGCGGATATACTCGGCTGGCGCGACCATTTCTTTGCGGCACTGGAGAACTTACCCGAAAGAAAAGCGGCTCAAGCCTGA
- a CDS encoding gluconate 2-dehydrogenase subunit 3 family protein, which translates to MRRREFVKAMMAASMSAKAMLGQQSATPVTPSTPPPAPAGPGVIGGPAPAPGPVPWMSGLLEVKPLPMTPLVADAIARTNASFLSQQQVATLRRLCEIFLPPLKGYPGAIDAGAPEFLDFLIGVSPAETQHLYQSGLDRLHAEARQHFSVPFAAVDPSQADQLLRPWLQTWMNDHPPTDAYARFINLAHSDIRTATINSQAWSEAAKAAGKTPADVGLYWFPIDPDLRQQSVPTQPARKRSA; encoded by the coding sequence ATGCGGCGTCGTGAGTTCGTCAAGGCAATGATGGCGGCATCGATGTCCGCTAAAGCGATGTTGGGCCAGCAGTCGGCGACACCCGTAACTCCATCTACTCCGCCGCCGGCTCCGGCAGGACCGGGCGTCATCGGTGGGCCGGCTCCTGCGCCCGGGCCCGTACCTTGGATGAGCGGGCTGCTCGAGGTGAAACCGCTCCCGATGACTCCGCTCGTTGCGGATGCAATCGCTCGAACGAATGCCAGCTTTTTGAGCCAGCAACAGGTTGCCACCCTGCGCCGCCTCTGCGAAATTTTCTTGCCTCCTCTGAAAGGGTATCCCGGCGCCATCGATGCCGGCGCGCCCGAGTTCCTCGACTTTCTGATTGGTGTTTCGCCGGCAGAAACTCAGCATCTCTATCAGTCTGGACTGGATCGCCTCCATGCGGAAGCCAGGCAACACTTTAGTGTGCCTTTCGCCGCAGTCGACCCTTCACAAGCCGATCAGCTGCTTCGTCCATGGCTTCAAACCTGGATGAACGATCACCCTCCAACTGATGCTTACGCCAGGTTCATCAATCTGGCCCACAGTGATATCCGCACGGCGACCATTAATTCACAGGCTTGGAGTGAGGCGGCTAAAGCAGCCGGGAAGACGCCAGCGGATGTCGGACTTTACTGGTTTCCCATCGATCCAGACCTTCGCCAGCAAAGTGTTCCCACCCAGCCGGCGCGGAAGAGGAGTGCGTAA
- a CDS encoding YoaK family protein, with translation MPSPVTYVRNIARSPAIGWFTRASLSRCIHRAAEEHPSSRLQNVPASISLRFQDYAAILTNFNRSRRREPVRPYERDVLLFLLASAAGSADSWSYLGPAHAFVANMTGNTVLLGIAVFQLHGSVLPPLISLLSYALGVISASALTKQVQPGVAWARSISWTLLIEAIFMSGAEVARAVLQPSTRSVDYLLAFVAFAIGMQSGAMLQLKVPGIVTTYITGTWTTFMNGMVRFTAGRKAPHASRNYEERLLMQAGILATYFFSAVATGWLFRYVPKAAGALPSLAVFSVAIYGAVRGGGEGTQADQ, from the coding sequence ATGCCATCTCCTGTCACTTATGTTCGTAATATTGCGCGGAGCCCGGCCATCGGTTGGTTCACGCGAGCGAGCCTATCGCGTTGCATCCACCGAGCTGCCGAAGAGCATCCATCAAGCAGACTCCAAAACGTGCCCGCTTCCATCTCGCTGCGATTCCAAGATTACGCCGCAATTCTTACAAACTTCAATCGATCCCGCCGGAGGGAACCAGTGCGCCCATACGAACGAGATGTGCTGTTGTTTCTCTTGGCCTCAGCGGCGGGATCCGCGGATAGTTGGAGCTATTTAGGGCCAGCTCACGCCTTCGTTGCGAACATGACCGGGAATACGGTCCTTCTGGGAATCGCAGTGTTTCAGCTGCACGGCTCCGTTCTTCCTCCGCTGATTTCACTTCTGTCTTATGCATTGGGCGTTATCTCTGCCTCTGCCTTGACAAAGCAAGTCCAGCCCGGAGTTGCATGGGCTCGATCGATCTCTTGGACGCTTCTTATTGAAGCTATTTTCATGTCCGGTGCGGAGGTTGCAAGGGCAGTGTTGCAGCCCTCGACTCGGTCGGTAGACTACTTGCTGGCCTTTGTGGCCTTCGCCATTGGTATGCAGAGCGGAGCCATGCTGCAGTTGAAGGTTCCGGGTATCGTCACAACGTACATCACTGGCACCTGGACGACGTTCATGAACGGAATGGTCCGATTCACCGCCGGGCGCAAGGCTCCGCATGCGAGCCGAAACTATGAAGAGCGCCTGTTGATGCAGGCAGGAATTCTAGCGACATACTTCTTCTCCGCGGTCGCCACTGGATGGCTTTTCCGCTACGTACCGAAAGCGGCTGGGGCGCTCCCCTCCTTAGCCGTGTTTTCCGTTGCAATTTACGGTGCAGTGCGAGGCGGTGGAGAAGGCACTCAGGCTGACCAGTAA
- the otsB gene encoding trehalose-phosphatase translates to MPSLARLTPMAEEKPAPWPTWRGSEWWRRLNGRGRSVLMLDYDGTLAPFVQDRLRASLYPGVADRLLALAQCSQMRLVFVSGRAARELPHLLPPSIQPEIWGSHGRERLLPDGRYQAYPLSPAQSEALHWLSRSIGERGFAQLLETKPGSLALHTRGFSLDEERQITRVAGSLFAEIEKSGFDWLPFDGGIEVRAAGCSKATAVEEILSTEPADAIVAYLGDDRTDEEAFRALSGRGLRVLVRETVRPTAADLWLKPPDELLAFLDQWWEAVSDEKSTALWNSDHQSAP, encoded by the coding sequence ATGCCTTCTCTAGCTCGTTTGACCCCTATGGCCGAAGAGAAGCCAGCGCCCTGGCCTACTTGGCGCGGCTCCGAGTGGTGGCGGCGGCTCAACGGCCGAGGACGCTCCGTTCTGATGCTGGATTATGACGGTACACTTGCGCCCTTCGTTCAAGACCGGCTTCGCGCATCTCTGTATCCAGGCGTTGCCGATCGTCTCTTAGCTCTCGCGCAATGTTCCCAGATGCGACTGGTCTTCGTCTCCGGTCGCGCGGCACGCGAATTGCCTCATCTGCTGCCCCCGAGCATCCAACCAGAGATTTGGGGAAGTCACGGCCGGGAGCGCCTGCTGCCCGACGGGCGCTATCAAGCGTATCCACTGAGCCCGGCTCAAAGCGAGGCACTTCATTGGTTGAGTCGAAGTATCGGCGAACGCGGGTTTGCACAGCTGCTTGAAACTAAGCCCGGCAGCCTTGCGCTTCACACTCGCGGATTTTCGCTCGACGAAGAGCGCCAGATCACCCGGGTGGCCGGCAGTCTCTTCGCGGAGATCGAAAAATCTGGATTCGATTGGCTGCCGTTTGACGGCGGCATTGAAGTGCGGGCTGCTGGATGCAGTAAAGCAACAGCCGTCGAAGAGATTCTTAGCACGGAACCCGCCGACGCGATCGTCGCTTATCTCGGCGATGATCGCACCGATGAAGAGGCCTTCCGCGCCCTCAGTGGACGGGGCTTGCGGGTGTTGGTGCGCGAAACGGTGCGGCCGACGGCAGCGGACCTTTGGCTCAAGCCTCCCGACGAGCTTTTGGCTTTTCTTGACCAATGGTGGGAGGCAGTGTCCGATGAAAAATCGACGGCCCTGTGGAACTCAGATCATCAGAGCGCACCGTAG
- a CDS encoding threonine aldolase family protein, which yields MTEIDRADLLQQFASDNYAGICPEAWAAMEAANHGHVSSYGDDPWTVKASNAFRELFETECEVFFAFNGTAANSLALASLCQSYHGVICCNSAHVETDECGAPEFFSNGSKLLVAECEDGKLTPNSIHEIATKRQDIHFPKPHAVTITQSTETGRVYSLAELRAISEVCRTHGLYLHMDGARFANACASLACSPAEMTWKSGIDVLCFGGTKNGMAIGEAVLFFDRKLAIDFDYRCKQAGQLASKMRFLAAPWVGLLENGAWLRNAAHANMCARYFAEQIAGIPNVKIASRIDANAVFLLAPEEVLAGLRKRGWKFYTFIGGAARFMFAWDTDLVRIDALSRDLREVAEEFSTVSSPSAVSAA from the coding sequence GTGACTGAAATCGATCGCGCCGATTTGCTGCAACAGTTCGCCAGCGACAACTACGCTGGCATCTGCCCAGAGGCATGGGCGGCCATGGAAGCTGCCAATCATGGCCATGTATCGTCTTATGGCGACGATCCCTGGACGGTGAAGGCTTCGAATGCGTTTCGCGAGCTCTTTGAGACCGAGTGCGAGGTCTTTTTCGCCTTCAACGGCACCGCGGCAAATTCGCTTGCTCTAGCTTCATTATGTCAGTCTTATCACGGTGTGATTTGCTGCAACTCCGCGCATGTCGAGACCGACGAATGCGGCGCGCCCGAGTTTTTTTCCAACGGCTCGAAACTCCTGGTCGCCGAGTGCGAGGACGGCAAGTTGACGCCGAACTCTATCCATGAAATCGCAACCAAGCGCCAGGACATCCACTTCCCCAAACCCCACGCAGTCACCATCACGCAGTCTACAGAGACGGGACGCGTATATTCGCTGGCCGAGCTCCGTGCAATTTCCGAGGTCTGCCGTACTCATGGACTCTATTTGCATATGGACGGGGCGCGGTTCGCAAACGCCTGTGCAAGCCTGGCTTGCTCGCCCGCCGAGATGACCTGGAAGAGCGGTATCGATGTGCTCTGCTTCGGGGGCACCAAAAATGGGATGGCCATCGGGGAGGCAGTCCTGTTCTTCGACCGGAAGCTCGCCATCGACTTCGACTATCGCTGCAAGCAGGCCGGACAGCTGGCCTCGAAGATGCGCTTTCTCGCGGCTCCCTGGGTGGGGCTGCTCGAGAATGGCGCATGGCTCCGGAATGCAGCCCATGCGAATATGTGTGCGCGGTACTTTGCCGAGCAGATTGCCGGCATTCCCAATGTGAAGATTGCCTCTCGCATCGATGCTAACGCCGTTTTCCTGCTGGCTCCCGAGGAGGTTCTGGCTGGGCTACGCAAACGGGGCTGGAAGTTCTATACCTTCATCGGCGGAGCAGCACGGTTCATGTTTGCCTGGGACACGGATTTGGTAAGAATCGATGCTCTCAGTCGCGACTTGCGGGAAGTGGCAGAAGAATTCTCGACCGTGAGCTCACCCTCGGCGGTTTCAGCGGCATAG
- a CDS encoding GMC oxidoreductase, translating to MAEEIVDVLIIGSGHSGGMAAKILTEKGISCLMLNAGPVADVQKDTEVKPAYALPYRGFKQPGRLSHVFQSNEFNANTWVDEQEVPYTYDAQNPYNWVRVRLFGGRSLFWSRQSFRLSDYEFKAKSHDGFGDDWPISLADVAPYYSRVEEIFRVRGHADGLPQYPDGNFVPDDAPWTGCMQRFVDAGKAAGIQVCKARSAQGINGLASSVNLLLPDAFATGKLRAIPNVVVRELRVDKNTGLVNEAHFVDRLSRREMSVKAKVVVLAAGTLESTRLLLNSRIANSSGVMGHYLVDQVYGPGIVCSVPEARDGKGGANLMGGSALVPRFRNINSRHPKFIRGYALNVFSSKGAMDPRNFATYGADLQHKLDSYHGSGFSTGIMGEVLPHYEHCVSIDKDVVDAWDIPVLHIQTKYTDNEFNMARDAVDTSIALAEAAGFEVLTKNYDPNPPGYSIHELGTCRMGDDPKSSVLNKWCQSHDIKNLFVVDASSFVSGGWQNPTMTILALSMRSSEFLAEQMRQGNV from the coding sequence ATGGCTGAAGAGATTGTTGATGTGTTGATTATCGGCTCCGGCCACTCTGGCGGCATGGCTGCCAAAATCCTGACCGAGAAGGGCATTTCGTGCCTGATGCTCAACGCCGGTCCCGTCGCCGATGTGCAAAAAGACACGGAGGTCAAGCCAGCGTATGCCCTTCCATATCGCGGCTTCAAACAGCCGGGGCGGCTCTCCCATGTCTTTCAATCCAATGAATTCAATGCCAATACCTGGGTTGACGAACAGGAAGTCCCTTACACCTACGATGCGCAGAATCCCTATAATTGGGTCCGCGTTCGTTTGTTTGGAGGACGCTCCCTCTTCTGGTCGCGTCAGTCTTTCCGGCTTAGTGATTACGAATTCAAAGCCAAATCGCACGACGGCTTTGGCGATGACTGGCCGATCAGTCTGGCCGACGTGGCGCCCTACTATTCCCGGGTTGAAGAGATCTTCCGGGTTCGTGGCCATGCAGACGGCCTGCCGCAATATCCCGACGGTAACTTTGTTCCCGACGATGCCCCGTGGACTGGTTGCATGCAGCGCTTTGTGGACGCGGGCAAAGCAGCGGGCATTCAGGTTTGTAAAGCGCGTAGTGCTCAGGGGATCAATGGATTGGCCAGTTCGGTCAACTTGCTTTTGCCAGATGCGTTTGCGACTGGAAAGCTTCGCGCCATTCCCAACGTCGTGGTGCGGGAATTGCGGGTGGACAAGAACACCGGCCTGGTCAATGAGGCACACTTTGTCGATCGGCTCTCCCGCCGCGAAATGTCAGTGAAAGCCAAGGTCGTCGTGCTGGCAGCCGGGACACTTGAAAGTACGCGCCTGTTGTTGAATTCCAGGATCGCGAACTCAAGCGGGGTCATGGGCCACTATCTCGTCGATCAGGTTTATGGACCGGGCATCGTTTGCTCCGTGCCCGAGGCGCGCGACGGCAAAGGGGGAGCCAACTTGATGGGCGGCTCTGCACTGGTCCCGCGCTTTCGCAACATCAATTCCCGCCATCCGAAATTTATTCGCGGATATGCGTTAAATGTTTTCAGCAGCAAAGGTGCGATGGATCCCAGAAATTTCGCCACGTACGGCGCAGACTTGCAGCACAAGTTGGATAGCTACCATGGCAGCGGCTTTTCGACCGGGATCATGGGCGAGGTATTGCCGCATTATGAGCACTGCGTCAGCATCGATAAAGACGTGGTGGATGCCTGGGATATTCCGGTGCTGCACATCCAGACCAAATACACCGACAACGAATTCAACATGGCGCGCGACGCAGTCGACACCAGCATCGCGCTTGCCGAGGCTGCCGGCTTCGAGGTCCTCACGAAGAATTACGATCCTAACCCGCCCGGCTACAGCATCCACGAGCTAGGTACTTGCCGGATGGGCGACGACCCGAAGAGCAGCGTTCTCAACAAGTGGTGTCAGAGCCACGACATCAAGAATTTGTTTGTCGTGGATGCGAGTAGTTTTGTGAGTGGCGGCTGGCAAAACCCGACCATGACGATCCTGGCATTGTCAATGCGGTCCTCGGAGTTCCTTGCCGAACAGATGCGCCAAGGAAATGTGTAG
- a CDS encoding REP-associated tyrosine transposase, with protein sequence MPKGLVRYQQSGQFHFVTFSCYGRQAYLGATSARELFERSLDTMRQRYHFIVAGYVVMPEHIHMLVGEPRTVLLSQPIQALKLSVAVQRWERPFWQPRYYDFNVYSEHKRVQKLKYMHHNPVKRGLAGQPSEWLWSSFNHWATGALGTVEIESQWTASRREAAFA encoded by the coding sequence ATGCCAAAGGGTCTGGTTCGTTACCAGCAATCTGGTCAGTTCCATTTTGTTACCTTCAGTTGCTACGGACGCCAGGCTTACCTCGGCGCCACGTCCGCGCGCGAGCTCTTCGAACGCTCGCTTGACACCATGCGGCAGCGCTACCACTTTATCGTCGCCGGTTACGTCGTCATGCCCGAACACATCCACATGCTGGTGGGCGAGCCGAGAACTGTTCTTCTTTCGCAACCGATCCAGGCGCTAAAGCTGTCAGTCGCCGTCCAGCGCTGGGAGCGACCCTTCTGGCAGCCGCGCTACTACGATTTCAACGTCTACTCGGAGCATAAACGGGTACAGAAGTTGAAGTACATGCACCATAATCCGGTGAAGCGCGGATTGGCCGGCCAGCCCTCGGAGTGGTTATGGTCCAGCTTTAACCATTGGGCGACGGGAGCGCTCGGCACCGTGGAGATCGAGTCGCAGTGGACGGCTTCGAGGAGAGAGGCGGCGTTCGCCTAA